The nucleotide sequence TATTGATTGTGCCAATCTTCTATAATGTTTAACAACTAGATAATTAGTATTTAATGAATATAAAAAGGAAGCGGTCAGATTTTGCTAAAATTTTGCAAATCCCCTTCCTTTCTCTGTCTTAAATAGGGCAGTCTGAGTTTAATTCTTATTTTTATTGTGGGGGTTCCCTATGAACGTGAATTTTTATGTGACTTGTATCGCTGATGTGATGAAAGCAGGCGTGGCGAAAAACACGGTGCTTTTGTTAGAAAAATTGGGCTGTAACGTTATCTTCCTAGAGAAGCAAGGCTGCTGTGGACAGCCGGCAATCAACAGTGGCTATACCAAACAAGCATTAGCTGGAATGAAAACCTTAGTTGAAACCTTTGAAGAGAACGATTACCCAATCGTTGCTCCTGCTGGTTCTTGTGTGTATGCGATTAAAACCTACCCTGAGCATTTTGAGCGTTTTGGCGAGAAAGCATGGGCAGAGCGTGCGAAGAAAGTGGCAGATCGTTTCTTTGACTTAACCGATTTTATTGTGAACAAATTAGGCGTTAAAGATGTTGGGGCTTACTTACCGGGTAAAGCGGTTTACCACCCATCTTGTTCACTATTCCGTAAATTAGGCATTAAAGATGAGCCAATCACCTTATTACAAAATGTAAAAGGCTTAGAGCTATTACCAATCAAAAACCAAGAAACCTGCTGCGGATTCGGCGGTACGTTCTCGGTGAAAATGGCGGAAATTTCCGGCGAAATGGTAAAAGAGAAAGTATCGAATATTGATACTGATGAGCCAGATTACTTAATCGGTGCGGACGTAAGCTGCTTGATGAACATTGGTGGTCGTTTAAGCCGTGAAGGCAAGCCAATCAAAGTGATGCACATTGCTGAAGTGTTAATGCAGGGGGAAAAATAAAATGTCTTATTTACAAACAAATACCCTACCGTTTAAACAGCGTGTTGAACAACAAGTTAATAACGAAATGGTGCGTAAAGCTTTGGTGAAAGCTCAAGAAACCATCGGGGCGAACCGTCAGCGTATGGTGGACGAGCTTGGTAACTGGGAAGAGTGGCGTGATGATGCGAAAGCAATTCGTAACCACGTTTTAGCCAACCTTGATGCTTACCTTTACCAATTAAGTGAAAAAGTCACTCAAAATGGCGGACACGTTTTCTTCGCTGAAACGGCGGAAGAAGCAACAGATTACATCAAGAAAGTAGCGAAAGCGAAAAATGCGAAAAAGATTGTAAAATCGAAATCAATGGTAACCGAAGAGATCGGGATGAACCACGTTTTAGAAGCGGAAGGTATGACAGTGGTGGAAACCGACTTGGGTGAATATTTGCTACAAATCGTGGGCGATAAACCATCACACATCGTAGTGCCGGCAATTCACAAAGACCGTTTTAAAATCCGCCAAGAATTACACGACGTATTAGGTTACGAAGGTTCAGAAACACCTGAAGAAATGACCGCTTTCGTGCGTCAAAAAATCCGTGAAGATTTCTTAGGGGCAGATATTGGTGTATCAGGTTGTAACTTCGCCGTACCGGAAACCGGCTCTGTTTGCTTGGTAACTAACGAAGGTAACTTGCGTATGGCAACCACTGTGCCAAAAACGCATATTGCGGTAATGGGTATGGAGCGTATCGCCCCAACTTTCCAAGAAGTGGATGTCTTAATCACAATGCTTGCTCGCAGTGCGGTAGGGGCAAAATTAACCGCTTACAATACTTGGCTAACAGGCCCTCGTCTTGAAGGTGAAACAGACGGCCCAGAAGATTTCCACTTGGTGATTGTGGATAACGGCCGTTCTAAAATTTTAGAAAGCGAATTCCAAGAAGTTTTACGTTGTATCCGTTGCGGTGCGTGTTTGAACACCTGCCCAGCGTATCGCCAAATTGGTGGTCACGGCTACGGCTCAATCTATCCGGGCCCGATTGGTTCGGTGATTTCGCCATTACTCGGAGGCTATGAAGAATTTAAAGAGTTACCGTACGCTTGTTCACTCTGTACGGCGTGTAACAGCGTGTGTCCGGTGAAAATTCCACTAGCACAACTGATTTTAAAACACCGTGAGAAAATTGCGGACGCCGGCTTAACACCAATGACAGAGCGTTTATCGATTTTCGGCTTCAATTTTGCTAATTCACACCCAACACTTTGGAAAGTGGGTATGAATGTAGGGGCAAAAGTAGCAAGCAAATTCATTAAAAACGGTAAAGCCCCTGTGAATTTTGGTGCGTTAGGTGAATGGACAAAAGCTCGTGATTTACCTCAACCAGAAGGTGAGAGCTTCCGTGATTGGTTCAACAACAGAGGTTAAGAGGAAAATTAAGATGGATTTACAAAATCGTGAAAATTTCTTAAATAAATTGGCACAGCGTATGGGCAGACCACGCCAAAATGTGCCTGAGCCAATGCCTGTGTTGGAAAACAACCACGCGATCACCCGTTTAACTGATCGTGCTCAACCACAGCTTTGCCAAGAGTTTATTGACTTTGCTCGTGTAATGATGGCGGATGTGGTGGAAGCGAAAGAAGCGGATTTACCACAAGCGATTATCGACATTTGCGAAAAATATGGCGGAGCAAGCGTGATCGTCAATAACGATCAACGCTTAAAAGATCTTGGCATTACCGCAGCGATTCAAGCGAAATACGAAGAGAGCTATATTTGGGATTTCAACCAACCGGAAACCAACTTTGAGAAAGCGAAAAATGCGAATATCGGTGTGGTGTACGCTGAGTATGGCTTGGCGGAGTCGGGCGGTATCGTGCTTTTCTCAGATAAAGAGTTCGGACGTTCAGTGAGCTTGTTACCTGAAAAATCGGTGGTGGTATTACGCAAAAGCACCGTGTTACCTCGTGTGGCACAACTGGCGAAAATCCTACACGACAAAGCTCAACGTGGGGAAAGAATGCCATCTTGTGTGAATATTATTTCAGGTCCATCAGCAACTGCCGACATTGAGTTAATCAAAGTTGTTGGCGTACACGGCCCGGTGAATAAAATTTACCTAGTAATCGATGATCTGTAATTGGTAAAAAACACAGAAAAATAACCGCTTGTAAGGTTTAATTACAAGCGGTTTAGTTTTGCTCCTAATTTTCAATTAGAAGTTCATATTTAAACCAAGCATTGCATTTCTACCCATTTGTGGAATATGTGGTAGGTATGAGGTGTGTTGGTACATTTTTTGATTAAGAATATTATCCACTTTAAGGAAAATCTGATAATCCGTTTGATTAAACTGATTACTATAAGTTACACCGAGATTAACTTGGTGATGACCTTTTGTTGGCTGTTCGTATTTTGAGACTTTATTTTGATCAAAGACACGATAATATTCCAACATTCCCGACCAATTTTGGTTGAAGTCGGCATTAAATCTTGCCCCTAAACGTAGTGGCGGAACACGAGGTGCGGAAAAATCGGGTTGTTTTTCCCAATGGGTAACTTGCCCACGCAGTGGTCCGAAAATATGGAAACCCATCGGCACATCAGGCAAATCGACTAACTTGCCGCGAACATAATCGCCAAAAACTGATAAGCGGTAGTTCGGTGTAAATAAGTAACCAATTTCGCCTTCTACCCCACTGAATCTTGCTTTGCCTTGATAATAGCGATTCACTTTCAAGTTATATTCATCAGTAAAGGATTTAGGCCCACGGTTATCGTTCAAGGTCAAAGGATAAATGTAGTTACCATATTTGGTATGGAATACATTGAATTTGTAGTCCCATTTATCGCCGACATAAGCTAAAGAGAGCTCAATATGGTTTGAACGCTCTTTTGTCAGATTTTTATTACCTGCCTCAAACGCATTCAACGCAATATGTTTACCGTGAGCATAAAGCTCTTGTGCATTCGGCAAACGTTCTTGATGAGCGGCATTAACGGTCAATTTATGGTTTGGCGCAAAATACCAATGGGTTGCGAAGCTATAAGAGTAGCCTTTACCTTTATATGGATCGAGTTTTGGCATTGGCTCATTAAAGCCCAGCCAGTCATCAATCAATTTTACATCGTAATCCATTGTGATTTTCTGGCGTTCTGCACGTCCGCTTAGCTCAAAAGAAAAATCGCCCAGATTCCAACGCTCAATCGCAAAGAGACTTAACTGCTTAGTTTTAGGGTTATTCAACAACTGTTGTTTATTAACCGCACGAGAGGCTTCTAAAGATAATGCACCGGTTTCTTGACTAGTATATTGAATCCCAATCGCCCCTTTTAATCCTTTCCATTCGTTATGTACTAATTCAAATCGGAGATTTTTCCCTTTGTTTTTAAAGTAGTTTTCAACTCGTTGGCCATCTTTTTCATCGTGGTAATAGTCCACATAGTTGGCAGATACCTTAAAGGATTCAAACCCAGGTAATGGATTTTTCAATTCTCCGTCTAAATCATATCGCTTGCTGTGCATATTGATCCAAGGTTTACCGTGCGGGTGTTCTTCTACAGCACCGTGCTGTGAGCCTCCCGGAATATGAGTATGTAGTAAACGTAAACCTGGGTTGTTGTAATCAATATCATTTTCTTCAGCAAGGTGTGGATAGAAACGTAAATAACCTTTTGCAAACATCACTGATTGGCGAATAATGCTGATCGTGTAGTGATCATATTTATGGGTATGTCCGACTAAGCCGTATTTATCACGGCGATCAGTGTAAGCCACACCAAGATGACCACGTTCGCCAATCCAAGAAAGCCCGATTGTACCTGTTTGTGATTGTACATCGCTATCTGGAACTCGGTGATAAGGTTTCCCTTCAATCGTAAAATTCGGAGCATAGTACTCGGAGGCTTTGTTATACATACCCTGTACACGTAATGCAAAATTATTACCAAGTGCAAAGGTTGAGCCTCCATAGGTTAAGCGTTCTTTACCCGCTGAGCCAAAACGTACACCAAATTGCCCCTTATAGCCTTTTTCTGGAATAGCGGTTGGAATTTTTTCATCTATGACATTAATCACACCGGCAGTATTACCTGCACTATATAGCAGGGTAGTAGGACCTCGTAAAATTTCAATCCGTTTAGCCAGTAACGCATCAACTGTAACAGCGTGATCGGGCGACATTCCCGACATATCTAAATTTTCGCCGTTATTTTGTAAGATTTTGGCACGTTTGCTTTCTTGTCCACGAATAATCGGCGTACTTGCCCCACCACCAAATTGACTAGAGTGGATCCCCAGTTCACCAGAAAGAGCATTTCCTAAGGTGATACCGCCTTGTTTTAGTTTTTTTTCATCAATAACAGCTTCATTGCTATTTAACTCATCACCTAGCAACTTTCCTTTTGTTGAAGGAATACTACCATCAACATTGATTGTCTCCAGTACAGCTTCATTTGCATAGCTGATTCCGCTAATTGCAATAAATACCGCAACTGCAAGATTATTTTTCTTAAACATTCAAACCTCAAAAATAAAAACCATAAATAAATCATGGAAATGAAATTTACAATGATTTCTATAAAATCGCAATATATCCATAAAAGATAAATATGATTTTGTAGGAGTTAAGGAGAGAAAGATTGATAAAAAAGCTCCCTCGGAATACTCAAATTCAGAGGGAGATTTTTGTTAGAGAGGATATAAGCTATTATGCTGTTAATGCCTTGCGTTGAGCATCAACTAATTGGTTAATACCTTGCTTCGCTAAATCAAGTAAAGTGAGTAATTCTTCGTGAGAGAATGGCTCGCCTTCGGCTGTGCCTTGTACTTCCACTAATCTGCCGTCTTCTACCATCACGACATTCATATCGGTTTCAGCGTTGGAATCTTCCACATATTCTAAATCGCACACTGCTTCGCCTGCTACAATACCAACAGAAATTGCAGCAACTAAACCTTTCATCGGATTGGTTTTTAGCACACCATCGGCGACCAATTTATTCATTGCATCATAGAGTGCAACACAAGCCCCAGTAATAGAAGCCGTACGAGTACCGCCATCTGCTTGGATAACATCGCAATCCACTGTTACGGTGCGTTCGCCTAAGGCTTTTAAATCCACTACCGCACGTAGAGAACGAGCGATCAAGCGTTGAATTTCCATTGTACGACCGCCTTGTTTGCCTTTTGCCGCTTCACGTTGGGTGCGAGAGTGGGTCGCTCGTGGCAACATTCCGTATTCCGCCGTAACCCAGCCTTGCTGCTGACCTTTTAAAAAACGTGGCACGCTTTCTTCCACCGTAGCGTTACACAACACTTTGGTTTCACCAAATTCGATGAGGACTGAACCCTCAGCATAGCGGGTGTAATTGCGGGTGATTTTGATGTCACGCACTTGATGAGCTTGTCGATTATTTGGACGCATTTTCTTTTCCTTTTCTCTAAAATTTTTACCATTTTAACAAAGAAAACAGTAGAATGTGAGTTTTCTTTATGAAGACGTGTATTAAAGAATTTGTTCCCCCTCTTTGAGCTACGTGGGGTTAAGGGGAGATTTATTCGCTTCGCTCACACTTCGTGCCGTTGCTAAAGCAACGTTCAAACGCAAGCGTTTGTGGCAGAATTGATTTACGCTCATAAGAAATTTTAACATCTTAATCAAATCTCCCCCTGCCCCTCTTTTCTAAAGAGGGGGGTTAGTGTAAATAACAGTAATGAAATTAAGGAATAACAATGATCTACAGTATGACAGCCTTCGCCCATTTAGAAATCAAAAAAGAGTGGGGCAGTGCGGTGTGGGAGCTTCGCTCGGTAAACCAACGTTTTTTAGAAACCTATTTTCGCCTGCCGGAGCAGTTCCGCAATCTTGAAATGACCTTGCGTGAACGCCTGCGAGCAACGCTAACCCGAGGCAAGGTGGAATGTAGTTTACGCATTGATTTAAGCAAAACCCAAAACAGCGAAATTGCTCTCAACCAAGATTACGCCAAGCAGGTGTTGGCTTCGCTAAAATGGCTAAAAGAAACAGCGAATGAGGGCGACATCAACCTTGTTGATGTATTGCGTTTCCCAGGTGTGGTGGATAACGAAAGCCAAGATCTCGACCAAATTTCGCAAGATTTATTAGCTGGTTTCGAGCAAATTTTGGCAGACTTTATCGCTATGCGTGCGAGAGAGGGCGAGAACGTGAAAGCCTTGATCCAACAGCGTTTAGATGCGATTTCGGTGGAAGCGGCAAAAGTGCAAGCCTTAATGCCAGAAATTTTGCAATGGCAAAAAGAGCGTTTGCAGCAACGTTTTGATGAGCTGAATTTACAGCTTGAACCACAACGTTTAGAGCAAGAAATGGTGCTGCTTGCCCAGCGTGTTGATGTGGCGGAAGAATTAGACCGCTTGCAACTCCACGTTAAAGAGACCACGAATGTGCTGAAAAAAGGCGGAGCGGTGGGTCGTAAGTTAGATTTTATGATGCAAGAGCTTAACCGTGAATCGAACACCCTTGCTTCAAAATCTATCAATGCGGACGTCACCAATTCGGCGGTGGAACTGAAAGTTTTAATCGAACAAATGCGTGAGCAAATTCAGAATTTAGAGTAGGAAAATCGATGAAATTGAGTTGTAACCAAGTCAGCCACGCTTACCCAAATCTCTGCGTGCAACTTTCCCAATATCGCTTAATTGACATTGCAGGGGCAGATGCGGAGAAATATCTCCAAGGGCAATTAACCTGTGATGTGGCAAAAATCGAAGTGGGCAGCCACACTTTAACTAGCCATTGTGACCCAAAAGGTAAAATGAGTGCGTTGTTGCGATTATACCGTGCCGAAAGCGACAAATTTGTGGCGATTATTCACACAAGCCTACTGCCCGAAGCCCTCACTCAATTAAAAAAATATGCGGTGTTCTCCAAAGTGACCTTCACTGAGCTAGACACCCCGGTTTACGGCATTGCCGGCGAAGAAGCATTTGCAAAATTACCTGAAAATGTGACCGCTTTAACCCTTAGCCAAGGGCAAAAACGAGCCTTCGTTTGGGGCGGAAACTTCGAGCCAAACGGCGATGAACGCCTCTGGACGTTAATGGACATTCAAGATGGCGTGCCGGTGCTGCTGAAAGAAAATCAGTTTGAAATTATTCCACAAGCGGCTAATTTACAGCTGTTGGAAAATGCGATTTCGTTTACTAAAGGCTGCTACATTGGGCAAGAAACCGTGGCTCGTGCGAAATATCGTGGGGCAAATAAACGGGCATTGTTCACCTTGGTGGGGCGATTTGAGGGAGAAATCACGCTTCCTGAAACCGCCTCTGCAATCGAAATGCAACTCGGCGAAAACTGGCGAGCGACCGGCACAGTGCTGACTTCAATCGCCTACGAAAACACCCTTTGGGTGCAGGTGGTGATGAATAAAGACGTTGAGCCTGACACCCAGTTCCGAGTCAATGGCGTGGCGTTACAACTGTACGAACTACCGTATAGTTTGGAAGAAAATTAAAGAAAAACGGTCATATTGTTATGACCGTTTTTTCTATATCTTATCTGAGTGATGAATCATCACAAACCTTTCCCAAAGCTGTTCTTCGGTTTCCTGATTATCGGGATCTTTCACAATACAATTCGTAATTGGGCAGACTTTCTGGCAGGTTGGCTTGTCGTAATGCCCGACACACTCCGTGCAGAGTACGGGGTCGATCACATAGATATCACTGCCCACCGAAATTGCATCATTCGGGCATTCGGGCAAGCACATATCGCAGTTGGTACATTTGTGGGTAATCAGTAAAGCCATAGTTTGTTTTCAGAAAATAAAAATCAAACAAGCGGTTAGATTTACTCGCTTCGCTCGCACTTCGTGCCATAGGCAAAAGCCGATGTTCAAACGCAAGCGTTTGTGTAAAAAATTTTGCAAAGTCGACCGCTTGTCATTCGAGGTTACCTATTATAAAGCAAAAAAATTTGAACTACTTCACATTTTTGCAATTTGCTTGTTTATTGTTTTCGGAAAATTTTTTATTCTTACTCCATCGAAACGTTTCGATGGGGTTTCCCACCAGGAAATTAAGCGAAACTGAGAAAAGAAATGAAAGGAGAAAAGAATGAAAAAAACGACAAATTTGAATGCTCCGCTTTCGCATAGTATTGCGACCCTTGGGCATACCGACAGCCTGACTATTTGCGATGCAGGCTTGCCGATTCCCGATTTTGTTGAGCGAATCGATTTAGCATTAACCGCTGGCGTGCCGAGTTTTTTACAAACTTTTGATGTGGTAGTGAGTGAACTTTTTGTTGAGAGAGTGCTGATTGCGGAAGAAATTAAACAAAAAAATCCACAAATTTTAGACGCATTATTAGCTCGTTTAAACCAATTGGAGCAAGCTCAAAACAATCAAATTCAAATTGATTATGTGAATCACGAGATATTTAAAGAGCAAACCCATAGCAGTAAAGCGATTGTGCGGACGGGCGAATGCTCGCCTTATGCGAATATTATTCTATATTCGGGTGTGCCGTTTTAAGGTGGAATGATGGAAACCTTGTTAAAAATGAGTGGGATCGACAAATCGTTCCCGGGCGTAAAAGCGTTAAGCAATGCGTGTTTGTCGGTGTATGCCGGCAGAGTGATGGCGTTGATGGGCGAAAACGGAGCGGGTAAATCCACGTTAATGAAAGTGTTAACGGGCATTTACAGCAAAGATGCCGGCACGCTTCACTATTTAGGCAATGAAGTCGCCTTCAAAGGGCCGAAAAATTCACAGGAAGCCGGTATTAGTATTATTCACCAAGAGCTTAACTTAGTCGGCAATTTAACCATTGCGGAAAATATTTTCCTCGGGCGTGAATTTAGAACCGCTTGGGGGGCGATTGAGTGGAAAAAAATGTACGCAGAGGCAGACAAATTACTCGCTCGACTTGGCGTGAAACATAGCAGTCATCAGCTCTGTTCGGAGTTATCCATCGGTGAGCAGCAAATGGTCGAAATTGCCAAAGCCTTGAGTTTTGAATCTCGAGTGATCATTATGGACGAGCCGACCGATGCTTTAACCGACACTGAAACCGAGGCGTTATTTAAGGTGATTCGTGAGTTGAAAGCGGAAAATCGTGGCATTGTCTATATTTCTCACCGCTTGAAAGAGATTTTCGAGATTTGCGATGACGTGACGGTACTGCGTGACGGTCAATTTATCGGCGAGGCGAGAGTCGCGGATCTTGATGAAGACAAGTTGATCGAAATGATGGTGGGTCGCCGTTTGGAAGAGCAATATCCTCACTTGGAGCAACCTCGTGGCGAGCTGTTACTGAATGTGAAAAATCTAACCGGTAGCGGTGTGAATGATGTGTCGTTCCAACTGCACAAAGGGGAAATTGTCGGCATCTCAGGTTTAATGGGAGCAGGGCGTACCGAGTTAATGAAAGTGCTTTACGGTGCGTTGCCAAAAACAGGTGGTACGATTGAGCTGAAAGGCAAGGCTATTTCAAACAGCTGTCCGCAAGATGGCTTGAACAACGGCATTGTGTATATTTCTGAAGATCGCAAAGGTGATGGGCTGATTTTAGGAATGTCGGTGAAAGAGAATATGTCTTTGACTTCGCTCGATCATTTCTCCAAAGGTGGCTCCATTCGCCACGAAGCAGAAAGAATGGCAGTGGATGATTTTATCGAAATGTTCAACATCAAAACGCCAAGCCGTGAACAGCAAATCGGTTTGCTTTCTGGCGGTAATCAGCAAAAAGTTGCGATTGCAAAAGGCTTGATGACTCGTCCGAATGTGCTGATTTTAGATGAGCCGACCCGAGGCGTGGACGTGGGAGCGAAGAAAGAGATCTATCAATTAATCAACGAATTTAAGAAAGATGGACTCAGCATTTTGATGGTGTCGTCCGATATGCCGGAAGTGCTTGGAATGAGCGACCGCATTTTGGTGATGCACGAGGGCAAAATCAAAGCCGAATATTCTCGTGAAGAAGCAACCCAAGAAAAATTGCTCGCAGCGGCAATTGGCAAAACAGAACATTAAATTAAGGTGTTTTTATGACAACTCAAGCAA is from Mannheimia varigena and encodes:
- a CDS encoding (Fe-S)-binding protein; the protein is MNVNFYVTCIADVMKAGVAKNTVLLLEKLGCNVIFLEKQGCCGQPAINSGYTKQALAGMKTLVETFEENDYPIVAPAGSCVYAIKTYPEHFERFGEKAWAERAKKVADRFFDLTDFIVNKLGVKDVGAYLPGKAVYHPSCSLFRKLGIKDEPITLLQNVKGLELLPIKNQETCCGFGGTFSVKMAEISGEMVKEKVSNIDTDEPDYLIGADVSCLMNIGGRLSREGKPIKVMHIAEVLMQGEK
- a CDS encoding LutB/LldF family L-lactate oxidation iron-sulfur protein; this encodes MSYLQTNTLPFKQRVEQQVNNEMVRKALVKAQETIGANRQRMVDELGNWEEWRDDAKAIRNHVLANLDAYLYQLSEKVTQNGGHVFFAETAEEATDYIKKVAKAKNAKKIVKSKSMVTEEIGMNHVLEAEGMTVVETDLGEYLLQIVGDKPSHIVVPAIHKDRFKIRQELHDVLGYEGSETPEEMTAFVRQKIREDFLGADIGVSGCNFAVPETGSVCLVTNEGNLRMATTVPKTHIAVMGMERIAPTFQEVDVLITMLARSAVGAKLTAYNTWLTGPRLEGETDGPEDFHLVIVDNGRSKILESEFQEVLRCIRCGACLNTCPAYRQIGGHGYGSIYPGPIGSVISPLLGGYEEFKELPYACSLCTACNSVCPVKIPLAQLILKHREKIADAGLTPMTERLSIFGFNFANSHPTLWKVGMNVGAKVASKFIKNGKAPVNFGALGEWTKARDLPQPEGESFRDWFNNRG
- a CDS encoding LutC/YkgG family protein, whose translation is MDLQNRENFLNKLAQRMGRPRQNVPEPMPVLENNHAITRLTDRAQPQLCQEFIDFARVMMADVVEAKEADLPQAIIDICEKYGGASVIVNNDQRLKDLGITAAIQAKYEESYIWDFNQPETNFEKAKNANIGVVYAEYGLAESGGIVLFSDKEFGRSVSLLPEKSVVVLRKSTVLPRVAQLAKILHDKAQRGERMPSCVNIISGPSATADIELIKVVGVHGPVNKIYLVIDDL
- a CDS encoding TonB-dependent receptor; protein product: MFKKNNLAVAVFIAISGISYANEAVLETINVDGSIPSTKGKLLGDELNSNEAVIDEKKLKQGGITLGNALSGELGIHSSQFGGGASTPIIRGQESKRAKILQNNGENLDMSGMSPDHAVTVDALLAKRIEILRGPTTLLYSAGNTAGVINVIDEKIPTAIPEKGYKGQFGVRFGSAGKERLTYGGSTFALGNNFALRVQGMYNKASEYYAPNFTIEGKPYHRVPDSDVQSQTGTIGLSWIGERGHLGVAYTDRRDKYGLVGHTHKYDHYTISIIRQSVMFAKGYLRFYPHLAEENDIDYNNPGLRLLHTHIPGGSQHGAVEEHPHGKPWINMHSKRYDLDGELKNPLPGFESFKVSANYVDYYHDEKDGQRVENYFKNKGKNLRFELVHNEWKGLKGAIGIQYTSQETGALSLEASRAVNKQQLLNNPKTKQLSLFAIERWNLGDFSFELSGRAERQKITMDYDVKLIDDWLGFNEPMPKLDPYKGKGYSYSFATHWYFAPNHKLTVNAAHQERLPNAQELYAHGKHIALNAFEAGNKNLTKERSNHIELSLAYVGDKWDYKFNVFHTKYGNYIYPLTLNDNRGPKSFTDEYNLKVNRYYQGKARFSGVEGEIGYLFTPNYRLSVFGDYVRGKLVDLPDVPMGFHIFGPLRGQVTHWEKQPDFSAPRVPPLRLGARFNADFNQNWSGMLEYYRVFDQNKVSKYEQPTKGHHQVNLGVTYSNQFNQTDYQIFLKVDNILNQKMYQHTSYLPHIPQMGRNAMLGLNMNF
- the rph gene encoding ribonuclease PH — protein: MRPNNRQAHQVRDIKITRNYTRYAEGSVLIEFGETKVLCNATVEESVPRFLKGQQQGWVTAEYGMLPRATHSRTQREAAKGKQGGRTMEIQRLIARSLRAVVDLKALGERTVTVDCDVIQADGGTRTASITGACVALYDAMNKLVADGVLKTNPMKGLVAAISVGIVAGEAVCDLEYVEDSNAETDMNVVMVEDGRLVEVQGTAEGEPFSHEELLTLLDLAKQGINQLVDAQRKALTA
- a CDS encoding YicC/YloC family endoribonuclease; protein product: MIYSMTAFAHLEIKKEWGSAVWELRSVNQRFLETYFRLPEQFRNLEMTLRERLRATLTRGKVECSLRIDLSKTQNSEIALNQDYAKQVLASLKWLKETANEGDINLVDVLRFPGVVDNESQDLDQISQDLLAGFEQILADFIAMRAREGENVKALIQQRLDAISVEAAKVQALMPEILQWQKERLQQRFDELNLQLEPQRLEQEMVLLAQRVDVAEELDRLQLHVKETTNVLKKGGAVGRKLDFMMQELNRESNTLASKSINADVTNSAVELKVLIEQMREQIQNLE
- a CDS encoding folate-binding protein; amino-acid sequence: MKLSCNQVSHAYPNLCVQLSQYRLIDIAGADAEKYLQGQLTCDVAKIEVGSHTLTSHCDPKGKMSALLRLYRAESDKFVAIIHTSLLPEALTQLKKYAVFSKVTFTELDTPVYGIAGEEAFAKLPENVTALTLSQGQKRAFVWGGNFEPNGDERLWTLMDIQDGVPVLLKENQFEIIPQAANLQLLENAISFTKGCYIGQETVARAKYRGANKRALFTLVGRFEGEITLPETASAIEMQLGENWRATGTVLTSIAYENTLWVQVVMNKDVEPDTQFRVNGVALQLYELPYSLEEN
- a CDS encoding YfhL family 4Fe-4S dicluster ferredoxin, which translates into the protein MALLITHKCTNCDMCLPECPNDAISVGSDIYVIDPVLCTECVGHYDKPTCQKVCPITNCIVKDPDNQETEEQLWERFVMIHHSDKI
- the rbsD gene encoding D-ribose pyranase; translated protein: MKKTTNLNAPLSHSIATLGHTDSLTICDAGLPIPDFVERIDLALTAGVPSFLQTFDVVVSELFVERVLIAEEIKQKNPQILDALLARLNQLEQAQNNQIQIDYVNHEIFKEQTHSSKAIVRTGECSPYANIILYSGVPF
- the rbsA gene encoding ribose ABC transporter ATP-binding protein RbsA; the encoded protein is METLLKMSGIDKSFPGVKALSNACLSVYAGRVMALMGENGAGKSTLMKVLTGIYSKDAGTLHYLGNEVAFKGPKNSQEAGISIIHQELNLVGNLTIAENIFLGREFRTAWGAIEWKKMYAEADKLLARLGVKHSSHQLCSELSIGEQQMVEIAKALSFESRVIIMDEPTDALTDTETEALFKVIRELKAENRGIVYISHRLKEIFEICDDVTVLRDGQFIGEARVADLDEDKLIEMMVGRRLEEQYPHLEQPRGELLLNVKNLTGSGVNDVSFQLHKGEIVGISGLMGAGRTELMKVLYGALPKTGGTIELKGKAISNSCPQDGLNNGIVYISEDRKGDGLILGMSVKENMSLTSLDHFSKGGSIRHEAERMAVDDFIEMFNIKTPSREQQIGLLSGGNQQKVAIAKGLMTRPNVLILDEPTRGVDVGAKKEIYQLINEFKKDGLSILMVSSDMPEVLGMSDRILVMHEGKIKAEYSREEATQEKLLAAAIGKTEH